In Bernardetia litoralis DSM 6794, the genomic window TTAGAGCCTTTAGTTGATAAAAAAACAAGGGAAATTGTAGAACGTCAAAAAGATTTATCAATCGTTTATACACCAATTCACGGAACAGGAATTACACTTGTACCAAAAGCGTTGAGAAAATTGAGGTTTGAAAATATTCACGTAGTGGAAGAACAAGCTCTAGCAGATGGAAATTTTCCAACAGTAGTTTATCCAAATCCAGAAGAAGCTGAAGCGATGACTTTAGCTCTCAAAAAAGCAAAAGAAGTAAATGCTGATGTGGTAATGGCAACCGACCCAGATGCCGACAGAGTAGGAATTGCAGTAAAAAACAAAGAAAGCGAATTTGTTTTGCTAAACGGAAATCAAACACTTGCTTTATTGGTAGCTTATAATTTGGAAGCATGGAAAAATGCTGACAAACTGAACGGCAATCAAATGGTAATCAAAACCATCGTTACGACCGAACTCATAAAAGAAATTACTCAAAAATATAGTGTAAATATCTATGATACTTTGACTGGTTTCAAACATATTGCTGCGCTTATTGAAAGCAAAAAACAAAGTAATCCTAACGAAGAATTTATTTTAGGAGGAGAGGAAAGTTATGGTTATTTGATTGGTGATGAAGTGCGTGATAAAGATGGAGTTGCATCATGTGCAAGTATTGCACTTTTGGCTGCGTTTGCAAAAGATAAAGGTTTTTCTCTTTTCGAATGGCTCATTGAAATATATAAAGAATATGGTTTTTATTTAGAAGAACTTGTTTCTATTACCAAAAAAGGACAACAAGGAGCAGCGCAGATAGAAGAAATGATGAAAACTTTTAGACAAAACCCTCCAAAAAAATTAGCTGGGAATGATTTATTATCTGTCTATGATTATCAAAATCAAACTATTTTAGATGTTCAAAAAGGAATTTCTAAGCCAATGGAAGCTGATTTACCAAAGTCAAACGTTCTTGCTTTTTATACAGAAGATGGAAGCAAAATAAGTATGCGTCCCTCAGGAACAGAACCAAAAATTAAATTCTATTTTTCTGTAAAAGATAAGTTAGACAAAACAGAAAATTATGAAAAAGTAAAAAAAGGACTGCAAGAAAAAATCCAAAAACAGATTGCTGATTTGGGAATCAATTAAAGTTATTTAAACCCTAAGGGACTATGAAGCCCCTTAGGGTTTTTTAGTGCTAAATAATTAACAACATACAGACGTAAAATAAAAAATTGTACTTATCTTTGTTGATGAAAAAAACAAAATCATTTATCATCTTGTAAAATTAACTAGCTTTCTTATTCTGTTTATCTATTCATTTTCTTCTGTTTCTTATGGTCAAGATAGTTTTGCTTATCAAGATTATTTTCCGAAGCAAAAAATAGATTCTGTTCAATGGGAATATTCCAAATAAAAAAGGTTCTATCTTGAATCTACAATTAGAACGAGAAATTTATTATGTAGATGAAGTATTCCCCTTTGAGAATCTTACGATATTGACAGCATCTTATTTCGAAAAATGAGCTACACTTACAGATAATTCTGATATTCAAAAACTGGTACAAGTTTTTCCAACAGATAGCTGTAAGGCTTATCCCATTTGGCGTTGCTTTCGCAATTATTAGAGATATTTTAGTTTTCTATAGAAATGGAAACCCTGTTTCAGTATTAAAAATATACTTTTCTTGTCAAACTACCTGTTTCGTAAGTAGTGATGGAAAAGAAGATAAAAATGCAAAATGTCTATCAAATCCTATTCCTTTCAAAGAAATTGCAAAAGAATGGATTAGAAAAGGTTGGGTTGATTTGAGAAAAGAAAGAGGTTAAAATCACACACCATCTTCATCTGTAATTGTTCCTCGTTTACCTAGTTCTATTACTTCTACATTTTCTATTTTACCTTTGTTTATTTCTAATCTGATAAGCGTTCGCATGTGATGGAAGCCATGTTTTCCTGCTGCACCTGAATTGAAATGAATAAGTTTGCGCTTTTGATCAGGCATTATTTTTAAAATATGCGAATGTCCACACACAAAAATTCTAGGTTTTATTTCATTCAACTCTCGCCTAACTTCTGTATTATAATTTGGTGGATAACCTCCGATATGTGTCATAAAAACCCTCACTCCTTCACAATCAAAAATCTGATTTTTAGGATAACGCACTCTCATTTTTTGGTCATCAATATTTCCATAAACAAAAATAGTAGGCTTAAAGGCTTCTAATTCATCGGCAACTTCTATACTTCCAATATCTCCAGCATGCCAAAGCTGATCGCAGTCTTTGAAGTATTTTTTTACTTGTGGATCTAAATAACTGTGTGTGTCTGAAATAATTCCAATTTTCATTTTTATTTTGATTCTTAGTTTTTGAATGAAGAGCTAATTGTCTAGTCTTGAAATAACGTTACAGGTCTTTAGATAAATTAAATATAAATCAGTCAGTTTTTAAATTGTCTGATTTTTTCTTTTTATAGGTTCTTATTTGAATGTTTTCATCTCGCTAAGTTTTATTTCTAGGTCATTTTTTACTGTTTTTGTCTAAAATAATTTTTTTTAAGTTTTTATGAGCTAGTTTGTACGTTGTTTTTTGTATGTAGTAGTGAGGATAGTAATTAAATCTGGATTGATTTCAAATTTAATTATCATTTTTAAATCACTACTACTCTAATCAAAACCAAACTATCATGAAAACTTATTTTTTAATTGGACTATTAAGTCTTGCTTTTTCCTTCACAAATTTTGAAGCAACTGCACAAAATAATACTGTAGAAAAGATGAAGCAAAAGGCAAAAAACAAAACAAATAATCGTATTGACAACAAAATCGATAATAAACTGGACGAAGGTTTAGATGCTCTTGAAGGACTTTTCAAACGCAAGAAAAAGAAGAAGAAAAAAGAGGAGGAAAAT contains:
- a CDS encoding phospho-sugar mutase, whose protein sequence is MLESTIQQKVNHWLNGNYDNETKEAIKKLSETDLTDAFYKNLEFGTGGLRGLMGVGTNRMNRYTVGAATQGLSNYLKKSFPTKKEGDISVAIAYDSRNNSPEFAQIVADIFSANGIKVFLFTALRPTPELSFAIRYLGCKSGVVLTASHNPKEYNGYKAYWEDGGQVVAPHDKNIITEVQAIKNVDEIKFEGKSDLIKNIGVEIDKEYLHQILEPLVDKKTREIVERQKDLSIVYTPIHGTGITLVPKALRKLRFENIHVVEEQALADGNFPTVVYPNPEEAEAMTLALKKAKEVNADVVMATDPDADRVGIAVKNKESEFVLLNGNQTLALLVAYNLEAWKNADKLNGNQMVIKTIVTTELIKEITQKYSVNIYDTLTGFKHIAALIESKKQSNPNEEFILGGEESYGYLIGDEVRDKDGVASCASIALLAAFAKDKGFSLFEWLIEIYKEYGFYLEELVSITKKGQQGAAQIEEMMKTFRQNPPKKLAGNDLLSVYDYQNQTILDVQKGISKPMEADLPKSNVLAFYTEDGSKISMRPSGTEPKIKFYFSVKDKLDKTENYEKVKKGLQEKIQKQIADLGIN
- a CDS encoding metallophosphoesterase family protein — protein: MKIGIISDTHSYLDPQVKKYFKDCDQLWHAGDIGSIEVADELEAFKPTIFVYGNIDDQKMRVRYPKNQIFDCEGVRVFMTHIGGYPPNYNTEVRRELNEIKPRIFVCGHSHILKIMPDQKRKLIHFNSGAAGKHGFHHMRTLIRLEINKGKIENVEVIELGKRGTITDEDGV